The Vitis vinifera cultivar Pinot Noir 40024 chromosome 3, ASM3070453v1 region TGCCAAAGAGTACTTGTTTTTGTGGCTGAGAAGGATACGTTAAGGGATAGAGGGTGGTTTTATCATGAGACGTTGGGGAAGAGTGGGTGGAGTGGTGTTGTGGAGGTGATGGAGGCTGAGGGAGAGGACCATGTGTTTCATCTCTTCAACCCCACTTGCGACAAGGCTGTGGCCATGCTCAAACAAATGGCTATGTTCTTGAATATGGCTCAGTGCAATTCGTAGCTATTGTGATCTTGTCGTTTGTTCTTTGTCGATTTCTTTGGATCTATCTCATGCTTTCAGCTCTTGATTATTAACTTCGTTTTGGCATCTCtttctattatattttgtacatatatataattttattttagcaCTTTCATGAGTCTAGTAGTATAATATTTTACTTGTATCTAGATGTATATTTACCGAAGGGTTAACTTGCTTGTTTGTTGGCCATATCTCTTCCCATTCACACAAGAGGCTACAACTAGCTCAATatgttgaaaattgaaatcctagatgttatattaatattttcaaagcATGTATAGCTCCCAAGAAGATACATTAAAACTTGATTGAATGTGGTTTTACAAGTTAAGGTGGTgatctttttttggttttttgttgaaaataatttgtttttagaatttaggtcgtctatttttctacttttttataatttatcataaactttttactaaatataaaaaactaaaatatgtaattttttttaaataaaaaaaataacatattgggttttccttattttttaatacttaatagaaataaaatactacaaaaacaaataatctaatatttaatactattaaacattaagattctatttagaattaagtaaaaaaaaaacaaacatcacctaagtttttgaatcatcaaataaattaattaattaaaataaaagtaagaaaaCATGAAATGTTAActtaacaattttgttttttcctttttgtttttactaaGTAAAAATCTATAGGTTTTGAATTGATTATTTGCGTTGAAATGGATAAGTGCAAGGGAGAATGAGTGACAAAAGAGGAAGATAGACAAGGTGGTTTGGATTGTGGAAAGAGAAAGGAAATCCCatgtttgaattttgaggattagAGGGTAATTTGTGTTACACGTCCATCTTTAATTTCTCTCTTCACTTAACcttgtttaaatattaaaagggaaaaaaaaatgaggctAGCTGAGAGTGCATATAATTTCCAACCATCCAAATGCACGACAAAACGCATTTATCGCTTTAAAAATTGCATCCACCGATCAAAGTTACCTCCCTTTTCAGTTTCATAGCTCAAAATTATgtataaataagaagaaaacgCCATCATTTTTAGGGTCAGCttattgttttttcttcaaTGGATTCAAGCGACAATTCTGAACTGACCTTCAATTTCCCACCTTTTCTCCGAGTTTTCAAGGATGGTAGAGTAGAGAGGTTCCTGGGAAACGACACCGTTCCGCCTTCTCTCAATGTCGAGAACGGCGTCCACTCCAAAGACATCGTGATTGAACCAGAAACTGGCATCTCCGCCAGGCTTTACATCCCTAAAATCACTTACCCATCTCAGAAGCTACCCCTTTTAATCTACTTCCACGGCGGAGGTTTCTGCATCGAAACCTCCTCTTCTCCCACATATCACAACTATCTGGACTCCCTCGTCGCCGAAGGTAACGTCGTCGCCGTCTCCGTCAATTACAGAAGAGCCCCGGAAGACCCTCTCCCTGTTGCCTACGACGATTGCTGGACTGCATTTAAATGGGTCGTTTCCCACTCTAACAGCCAAGGCCTAGAGCCTTGGCTCAACGACCACGCCGATTTCAACCACCTCTTCCTCGCCGGCGACGATGCCGGAGCAAACCTCGCCCACAACATGGCCATACGAGCCGGGACTCGAGTCAACGAACTGGGTGGCGTCAAGGTCTCAGGAATCATTCTGGTTCATCCATATTTCTGGGGCAAAGACCCAATAGGCTCAGAGATGAACGACCTGCAGAAGAAGGCTCGCGTGGATACTCTGTGGCATTTCGTGTGTCCGACGACGAGTGGGTGCGACGACCCCCTGATAAATCCGGCGACTGATCCGCAACTGAGGAGCTTGGGCTGCCAAAAGGTTCTGATTTTTCTGGCTGAAAAGGATATGTTGAGGGATAGAGGGTGGTTTTACTATGAGACGTTGGGAAAGTCTGGGTGGGATGGTGTTGTGGACTTGACGGAGGCTGAAGCAGAGGACCATGTTTTTCATATCTTCAAACCCACCTGTGAAAAGGCCGTGGCTATGCGCAAACGAATGGCTTTGTTCTTGAATCCCCAGAATTTCAATTGATCATAGCTATTGTGATTCTGGTTGTTTGTTGATGTCTCTCATGCTCTCGTGGTTTCATGTTCTTGATCATCGTTACTTGTTTTTCCATCTCTTATATCATGCATGCAAAAACCTTACgtaattgaaataataaataattgagatttatttacattaatttttatctctttatttttatactaattAATGTATGTTACATTATTTTGTactctaattaattttattcttttatattttcttttatcatttgtGCATGCCacaatatcatatatatatcattaaatgACTTATTTTTAACCATGCACTTCTTCTAAGAATCAAGATTGCAAATTCAATGGGTATCAAATCTATATAATAGAATTTTAATTCCTATTTTCTTATAAGAATTAAGttagtatttgaaaaaaaaattaaaaattaaaaatcaaaaatgATTTCTCTTTAAAATTGTTAACAATTATATATGATCAcatatgaatttaattaatctaGTGAAGTCACAATATGGTAATTAACTCGAATATCCTAGTCAAACGATACCCTTTTATGTGTGGAATTAAGGATAGATATGAGGCTCCTtagaaatggttctcaattatttttaagaataaaatttgatttagaaaTTCATACATCTAGATTATGAAATGCCTAAATAGAATGAATAACACTTCTTTTTatcctaaaattattatttttaatatttcaaaaatagaaagagaaatCAATCGAGATAGAAATTTTTACCTTAAAACAACTTGTATTGTCTACTAAAAATTATGCAGATATAAAAATCACGAAATTAAATATCAAGTAAAATACAAATTCACTACCGTTGAAATAAcaatacataaatttattttatacatgtTATCTTTAAATCTTACTTTTCAATGCCTACATTGATCTTCATGCCCATGATACAACATCACATGTGTGCCAATGGACTAGACCTCAGCATATGAAGGGATGCAAATTTCTTCACGAACCCAGGAAAtgagaaatacaattttttttaagagttttgTGATGTGGAAaggatatttaattttcttaacaaaattGCATCATAGTCTAAAAAGTCTTTTTGGCATAATTTACTTAGGATAAAAATCTCAATATTTTAATAGTGCGATTGATAacgattttagaaaacgtttctattatttttaatacttaaataatacaaattttaaagtgtttaaAAGTTTGAAAACGCTTCTtagaattattgtcaaatgagaatttaaatttaaaatttttcaaaacaatatttaaaaaacactttacACTCTTTTTAATTGGTTTATATTTACTTTTTCATCCATTTATCATGTAATGTGAGTGATTAATGAAGGGTAATATCGGTatctaaatctaaaaaaaaaaactcctaaaaCACGGTGAGTGGAATAAAATTACCAACCTAAATGACTTTGGCTGTTGCACTAACTAATATCACCAGAGGAAAGGTACCCACTGAGCCATAATAATGTAATTTCCCATGAGGGCTGAAAAAATGGTCAATTTCCATTAGTTTTGGTCGGTTGGTGGTAGTGCACTTCTATGTAATTTTCTGTCCTTTTCTCAATGATCAAACAGATACGaagtaaaataaatgaatttgttGAATTGCAACCTTGATAATTGAAAGATACTGTGTTTTCCAAAAGAAGAATGCTGAATTCATTAAATCTTTAGGAGCAGCAAGATGagttataaaaggaaaaaaccaAAGAATGAAGGTACCGTTGCTTAATTAGACTGCCTTtgatagaattatttttaatttttttaatatttgaaattttttattttttaaatattataaatattataaatatttttcaaaatcactcccaaacTCTTTCATAGTGAATTTTCAAGGGTGACCATAACATGTGGTCTCCTAAAAGTTTCCTCCACATGTGTATAAGGCGTCTACCATGTGAAACCCCccaaaatttctcattttttcctATAGAAATTTGTTAGGAGCATACATATTATTCATAAAAGCGTCGATATAATAAGTAGGTAGATAAAATTATCCAAATACATATTAAGAAATGGTAATTAAACCAGCCAATCCCAAATACAAGTTTGGGCCTTCTTCCCCATATCGCATTTGGCCAAAAGATGTAGTCATCACCCAACACAAACCGTAGAGCCTAGTCTTGATTCATAAAAGAGGCCAGCCTTTTCATCAAAGCCACAGCCTTCTCACAACCAGGCttgaacaaaaaaaacacatgaTCTTCTCCTTCCGTCTCCACAATCTCCAACGCCCCACCCCAACCACTTTTACCCAATACCTCATAATAAAACCACCCCCTTTTTCTCAGTCCATCCTTCTCTGCTACACAAACCAGCACCTTACTGCACCCTAATTTTCGTAAATTCTGGTCTGCTGCCGGGTTTATTATTGGGTCGTTTATCCCGCTCGTGGTTGGACACACAAAAAGCCACCTGTTATCCACACCTGGCTTCTTATCGACGAGGCTGTCACCGTCACCACGGCTATCACAATCAGCTTCTCTCCGGCCGAAATATGGATGAAGTAGACAAATTCCTGACAGCTTCACACCACCCAATCCTTCAACCCCAGCTCTTGCAGCCATGTTGTGGGCAATATTGGCTCCGCCGCTGTCTCCGGCAAGAAAAACTCGCTTGAAATCAGAATGATCATTCAGCCAGGCTTCAGGGCCTTGCCCAAGACTATGGGAAACCACCCACTGGGTTGCAGCCCATGAATCTTCATGAGGTACGGGGACGGGATGTTCAGGTGCCAGTCTGTAATCAACAGACACTGCAATGATGTTTGCTTCAGCGACAAGAGAAGTGACGTAGTTGTGGTATATGGTGCAGTAGGGAGAGCCCAGGCAGAGGGCTCCGCCATGGTAGTAGATCAGCAGAGGGAGCTTCTGGTCTGGATTGATGGTGTTTGGCTTGAAGATACGCGCAGATACGCCTCTTTCAGGTGCAATTGCAACGTCTTTGGTGGAAACCCCAGTTTCAGAATCGACCGACGGTGGAACCACGTCGGTGCCGAAAAACCTCTCCACCCGCCCATCTGTGTATGCTCGGAGAAACGGTGGAAAATCGTGAGCTATTTCAGTTGCTTTTGGAtccattttttaagaaaagaagaaaacgaAAGTTTATGGCCTGGTTGAgacagagagatagagagaagaCTATGTATGTTGGATCAGTGATCAGATATAAGAATTTAAGTAGAGTTCTTGTGGGAAAAAGTCTGGTATGTTGGTAGTTGAATCTTGACCATATAAATAttagtataaaaaattaatgtgtGAAAATTTTGGCATTTTATAATTtgctatatatttaaattatgttaattaaatattagtaATAATTCTTTCACATGTCCTAAATTTTCTAACTAACATGGGCCTAACAAGGAAGGTCGGaagctaaaaataaataaaaataataattttaataattaaaaaataattaccttaAAAATCAAGGAAGGTCCGAAACTTTCAAGTTACATTAAACAACCCTACTTGAATTAACTCATAACACACTAGTCTTTGGAGAGCCAAGAACTGGGCTTCAGAAAATGGCTGGATTGTGGAGAACACGTCTAGATTCCTTAGAACAGGTTTCCAGAGCACAAAGTTTAAATTCATTTGCGAGTCCATGTGATCCACAGAGCCATTGTCATTATTTCCCCCGTCCTTTCATTTTCTGAGTGTTCATATTGGAATAGAGAGAGCCATTGAACGATTTTCCAAGGATTCGGTGAGaacagagaaaaaggaaaaggatatTGTTGGTGTCTAGCCATCGACTCATCACCATCGTTCGGTCTTATTGCCAATTGGTACATGTTCTCTTCCTTTCTAAACACTCCTAGTTGTGGACCCTCAAAGACCTTAATATGGATTGGCATGGCTTGAGAAGAGCAAGTTTATTGGGCTTGTGGCATCCAAATTTCCACATATTTTCCATTAACATATAGTGGGGAGAATTTAATGGAAGTTTAAGGCAAGTAGAGACGTAATGTGAACGAATTGAAAAGGGTGTTGGTGCTTAATCGTCACTTGTCACTTGGTGACCCTTTAGGTCGTTAAAGTAGGTATATTTTCCCCaccttttaaaatttccaaattgtGGGCCCTCAAATGGCCCTAAAAATTGCAATGGTATGAAACAAGAACACAAAATTTGGTAACCCAAATGTAAAAATAGAATAGAGATGTGACATCCCACATGGaaaatttttttacattatataAGCATGCACTTCTCATAACCCTATAGATATGTTTTAAAGTAGTGAGTCATTTTGGGTACAAAGCATCTCCGGCCTCGGTGTTCGTCTATTTGACTCGCAATCTTACAATTTCGTGGACGTTGTGTCTACCCCCATAAGATTACGGTAGACGGGGTGCTTACAAAAGATATAAGGCAAAATTGGCAAATAAAACAATCAaactttcataaaataaaaaggcgATCTCAGTGTgaggtttgtttggccccataCAGGTGTTCGTCTATTTGATCTTACAATTCCGTGGACTTTGTTGTGTCTACCCCCATAAGATTGTGGTAGACGGGGtgtaaataaacaataatatttacACCGTGTGGAACGAGTTCTTACAAAAAGATATAAGCCAGAATTGGCAAATAAAACTTTCATAAAATGAAAAGGCATAGTCAGCACAAGGCTGACTTATTAATTGAGAAATTAAAAACTCTCTTCTAAAGCTCCAGCACAAGGCTGACTTATTAATTGAGAAATTACAAACTCTCTTCTAAAGCTCCAATGACCTGAACTTATTCTTGATTGATGAGAGAGACGATCCTTTTCATCAGGAAATTACAAACTCTCTTCTAAAGCTCCAATGACCTGAACTTATTCATGATTGATGAAAGAGACGATCCTTTTCATCAGGGTCACGGCCCTTTCACAACTAGGCTTGAACAAATGAAACACATGCCCCTCCCCCTCTGTCTCCATAATCTCCACCTCTCCACTCCAACCACTCTTACCCAATGTCTCATAATAAAACCACCCTCTTTCCCTCAGCGCATCCTTCTCTGCAACACAAACCAGAACCTTACTGCACCCTAGCCTCCATAACCTCTCATCAGCCGCCGGATTGTACCTTGGGTCATTGAACCCACTAGTTGTTGGACACACATAAAGCCACCTGTTATCCACACCGGGCCTCACGTCCGGTCGACCACCACTGGCATTGTCATCAACCTTGCCAACATCATCTTCTGATTTTCTCCCAAAATATGGATGAACTACACAAATTCCTTGCAGCTTCACACCACCCAGCCCTTCAACCCCGGCTTGTACAGCCAAGTTGTGTGAAATATTGCCTCCTGCACTGTCTCCAGCCAAAAAAACTCGCTGAAAATCAGCGTGGTCTTTCAGCCAAGGTTCGGAGCCTTGCCCATTACAATGGGAAACCACCCACTGAAGCGCAGCCCATGAATCTTCATAAGCTGCAGGGACAGGGTTTTCAGGGGCTAGTCTGTAGGCAACAGACACTGCAATGATGTCAGCTTCGAGGACTAGAGAAGTAAGGTAATTATGGTATATGGAGCAGTAAGGGGAGCATAGGGAGAAGCCTCCGCCATGGAAGTAAACTAGTAGAGGAAGCCTTTTCTCTGGGTTAACGGAGTTCGGCTTGAACAGACGTGCCGATACGCCAGTTTCAGGTGCGATCACAACGTCCTTGGTGGAAACCCCGGTTTCCGAATTCATTGCCGGTGGAACTACATCTGTGCCGAGCAACCTCTCTACAAGGCCATCTGTGTATACCCGGAGAAATGGGGCAAAGTAGTATGCAACTTCAGCAGTAGTTGAATCCATTATTGAACCAAAGAAAAGCTAAGACTGAGAAAGTGTTTGTTTGTAGATAGAGATGTTGGATTACAAGAAATGACACccacctctatatatatattgttggatGGAGTTCAAAAGGAAGAAGATGATTTGATCACGATGCTTCAatctgtatatatatattcgCAGCAGAAACAAAGAGAACAAGTATGATTTGTGGTCTTAAAACACTTTTggatttatcttttaaaaaaatatgtcatGGCTTATCTTACATCGAGAATATTAGCCTTGAAGGTTGCAGACCTTTAAtcaataattttctaatatctCCGTGGAAGAACTAAGTAATAATTGAGGCTGCTTTGGGTCATTTGCTGCCATTATTAACCCAACAAACGAAAGAAGTCATGGGATGATGGTCGGCtctttaaaaaacatatttttaacaCAGTTTTCGAGCGTTTAATCCGTAAATCAAGGGCTGTTGTTTGTTACCcactctttattttattttgggtaCCTAACCGCACTTTACCCCAATAATAAAATGACACGCGTAAAGTGcatgtcattaaaaaatttacaaatacTTATTAAACCtataaaaaatgattgagaATAATCCGCATTTcatatatatctaaatattataattttttttataatttaataaattaccTAACTCTTACAACTATCCTTATAttctcattattcatatatataagaaggatattaatttaatatgaaaattaaatagtttCAACTACCACATTACAAAATATATGAGATGTATTtttgataaatcaaatttaaaaattatatatgtttgaaacTTTTTAagggagaaaatttaaaatttgtattctatgaagaagatgaaggatttcaagttattacaagtgtcaaaggtaatatttgatatatttttatttaaatataaattttgtagatAGAAATGTTATGTTAAATAATgaatatgtaatgatttataaaatttaaattttagaattttttatgagtttattattaatcaaattaagataatttaatcttttgttattagtaatatttttatatcatttttttttgtgttcataaattaaatttgaagatgaagttttaTATGTCTTGAGGAAGACATTATATGAAGGATGTgaagtgattacaagtgttaaaaggtaacatttgatatatatatatatataaatgttgtAGGTAGAAATGTCGTGTgaaatgacatttaaatatgtaatgatttttaacatttagatttttgaattttttttatgagttattattaatcaaattgagaCTATTTAGTCATTTGTTATAAAATcgtcatcaatattttttatgttattattttgtgtattcatagattaaatttgaagatgaagtttaatatatcttgaagaagaaaacaagaatttTGTCTCTTGGGAAGATATTATACGAAGGATTCCAATTGATTACAAGTGTTAAaggtaaaatttgatttttttttatctaaatataaattttgtaggtGGAAATGTCATGTTAAAGAGGGTATAAACAATGTGAGAAGACTAACAAGTAATATGAAAAGAAGGTACgaataatgtaaaaaaaaaagctacAAACATTGTGAGAGATGATACGAATATTGTGAGAGGGGGTACGAACATTGTAAAAAATTGTACGAAATAATGTGAGAAGTTGTACGATCAATGTGAGATTGGGTACGAACATTGTGAGAAGATGTACGAAAAATTGTGAGAAAtagtacgaacaatgtgagagaGGGTATAAACATTGTGAGAGATGATACGAACATTGTCAGATGGGGTACCAACATTGTGAGAGGTGAtacaaactttgtgagatggagtacgaactttgtaagatggggtacgaactttgtgaaaTGGAGTACACACGTTGTGAGATGATGTATGAACATTGTGAAATGGGGTACTGACATTGTGAGATGGGGTACTGATATTGTAAGAAAGGGTACGAATATTGTAAGAGATTGTACGAACATTGTGAGGGTGGTACAAACTTTATGAGAGATTGTATGAACTTTGTGATAtatggtacaaactttgtgagagattGTACGAAACTTTGTGAGATGGgatacgaactttgtgagatatGGTACGAATATTATGAAATGATGTACGAACATTGTGAGATGGGGTACGAACATTGTACGAACTTTAtgagagatggtacgaactttctgagatggaaaaaaaaatcttaaaataaaaaatttgagaattttggagAGTACCAAAATGTGGGAATTGTACAAAAATGTGAggaaatttttttgtgttttaaatttcaaatttttttgtgtCTAACTTCCATCATTTCTAAGGATGATTAGTATGCCTAAGCAATATTGATGCTATAAgaagtgacaaaaaaaaattaaatcaaaaaaattAGAAGGTAGGAAAAATGTAAGTGTaattagtctttttaaagaatATCATAACTATTTGGagttggatttttttaaaataaattttaaaatacgtATCTATTGTTAATTAGTATTTGAAAAttgtattattaatttttattgtaaatttgattatttttgttagGACAAGAGTggatgaaatattgaaaaaaggaaaaccaaTACAATGGTTAATtgaagttgaaaaagaaattgcattatttcaattaattttaagcaTAATTTGAGCCCTCTCCAATTTTTTaatgtatcattttttttttaagtttttggatgatatttttcatcatttgcgTAATTAGTATGGATAACCAATATTATtacattttcaagaaaaaaattgatttagaaaGTCATACATCTAGATTATGAAATGCCTAAATAGAATG contains the following coding sequences:
- the LOC100267581 gene encoding probable carboxylesterase 2, whose protein sequence is MDSSDNSELTFNFPPFLRVFKDGRVERFLGNDTVPPSLNVENGVHSKDIVIEPETGISARLYIPKITYPSQKLPLLIYFHGGGFCIETSSSPTYHNYLDSLVAEGNVVAVSVNYRRAPEDPLPVAYDDCWTAFKWVVSHSNSQGLEPWLNDHADFNHLFLAGDDAGANLAHNMAIRAGTRVNELGGVKVSGIILVHPYFWGKDPIGSEMNDLQKKARVDTLWHFVCPTTSGCDDPLINPATDPQLRSLGCQKVLIFLAEKDMLRDRGWFYYETLGKSGWDGVVDLTEAEAEDHVFHIFKPTCEKAVAMRKRMALFLNPQNFN
- the LOC100262425 gene encoding probable carboxylesterase 12, producing the protein MDPKATEIAHDFPPFLRAYTDGRVERFFGTDVVPPSVDSETGVSTKDVAIAPERGVSARIFKPNTINPDQKLPLLIYYHGGALCLGSPYCTIYHNYVTSLVAEANIIAVSVDYRLAPEHPVPVPHEDSWAATQWVVSHSLGQGPEAWLNDHSDFKRVFLAGDSGGANIAHNMAARAGVEGLGGVKLSGICLLHPYFGRREADCDSRGDGDSLVDKKPGVDNRWLFVCPTTSGINDPIINPAADQNLRKLGCSKVLVCVAEKDGLRKRGWFYYEVLGKSGWGGALEIVETEGEDHVFFLFKPGCEKAVALMKRLASFMNQD
- the LOC100257314 gene encoding probable carboxylesterase 2, which translates into the protein MDSTTAEVAYYFAPFLRVYTDGLVERLLGTDVVPPAMNSETGVSTKDVVIAPETGVSARLFKPNSVNPEKRLPLLVYFHGGGFSLCSPYCSIYHNYLTSLVLEADIIAVSVAYRLAPENPVPAAYEDSWAALQWVVSHCNGQGSEPWLKDHADFQRVFLAGDSAGGNISHNLAVQAGVEGLGGVKLQGICVVHPYFGRKSEDDVGKVDDNASGGRPDVRPGVDNRWLYVCPTTSGFNDPRYNPAADERLWRLGCSKVLVCVAEKDALRERGWFYYETLGKSGWSGEVEIMETEGEGHVFHLFKPSCERAVTLMKRIVSFINHE